In Chloroflexota bacterium, a single window of DNA contains:
- a CDS encoding copper chaperone PCu(A)C — MRYLYVGLALTLGVFFATACGPQATPAAPGPAATSIVVDQPWARAAMAGGNGAAYMILKNIGKEDMKLLSAASDVAQAVEIHQTTMVGGAMQMAPVKEIPITAGGQTELKPGGYHVMMIGLKRELKVGEKISVVLTFDKGASITVSADVKQQ, encoded by the coding sequence ATGCGTTACCTGTACGTCGGCCTGGCATTGACGCTGGGCGTCTTTTTCGCCACCGCCTGCGGCCCGCAAGCGACACCAGCGGCGCCCGGCCCCGCAGCGACATCAATCGTTGTTGACCAGCCATGGGCACGCGCGGCCATGGCGGGCGGCAACGGCGCGGCTTACATGATCCTCAAGAACATCGGCAAGGAGGATATGAAGCTCCTCTCTGCGGCGAGCGACGTGGCGCAAGCGGTCGAAATCCATCAGACGACGATGGTCGGCGGCGCGATGCAGATGGCGCCGGTCAAGGAAATCCCGATCACGGCCGGCGGCCAGACCGAGTTGAAGCCGGGCGGCTATCACGTCATGATGATCGGCCTCAAGCGCGAACTCAAAGTTGGCGAGAAGATCAGCGTCGTGTTGACCTTCGATAAGGGCGCGTCGATCACCGTGTCGGCGGACGTGAAGCAACAGTAG
- a CDS encoding SCO family protein: MKAYWWTLPVAGTVFAVGLIITTFLFGAHQYGGVYQDPPKPAGDVRMTDESGKPAALSELRGQWVLLAFGYTTCPDVCPTTLARLAEVRRQLGAEAADVRVAFVTVDPARDNVARIAAYVHRFDETFKGFTGTDQELTAAAQAYGVSYSRVESDSAAGYLMSHTAFVYLIDPQFRIRVVYPFGVESDEITHDLRYLFHKES; the protein is encoded by the coding sequence TCGCCGTCGGCCTGATCATCACGACGTTCCTGTTCGGCGCGCACCAGTATGGCGGCGTGTACCAGGACCCGCCGAAACCGGCCGGCGATGTGCGGATGACCGACGAAAGCGGCAAACCCGCCGCGCTGAGCGAACTGCGCGGCCAGTGGGTGCTGCTGGCGTTCGGCTACACGACCTGCCCCGATGTGTGCCCGACCACGCTGGCGCGGCTGGCCGAGGTGCGGCGGCAGTTGGGCGCCGAGGCGGCCGATGTGCGTGTGGCGTTCGTGACCGTCGATCCGGCGCGCGACAACGTCGCCAGGATCGCCGCCTATGTGCACAGGTTCGATGAAACGTTCAAGGGATTCACCGGCACCGATCAGGAACTGACCGCCGCGGCCCAGGCGTACGGCGTCAGTTACTCGCGGGTCGAGTCCGACTCCGCCGCCGGCTATCTGATGAGCCACACGGCGTTCGTTTACCTGATCGATCCGCAATTCCGCATTCGCGTTGTCTATCCGTTTGGCGTGGAAAGCGACGAAATCACTCACGATCTACGGTACTTGTTCCACAAGGAGAGCTGA
- a CDS encoding trypsin-like peptidase domain-containing protein yields the protein MAFSNLQALSNEYAALVEQVSKSVVRVDARHRIAGTGIVWSADGVIVTADHVVEREEGIEVLTPGGETVKAELIGRDPNTDVAALRISASGLTAADWTPPAELKAGHLAFALGKPWDNTPIVSGGIVSAVGVGMRGHGRNGFVQSDVVMLPGFSGGPLVDAGGRVIGMNSSVLGRGVSLAVPVEAMKRVVGDLLKEGRVRRPYLGVGLQVVPLASSLSAKAGGQERALMILTIESGGPAEQSGLLPGDILLSAAGKALQDTNDLQHALTPDNVGQTVTLSVVRGGEIKSIGVKVGSK from the coding sequence ATGGCATTCAGCAATTTGCAGGCACTATCGAACGAATACGCGGCGCTGGTCGAGCAGGTTAGCAAGTCGGTCGTGCGCGTGGATGCGCGCCACCGCATCGCCGGCACCGGCATCGTCTGGAGCGCGGACGGCGTGATCGTGACGGCCGATCATGTGGTGGAGCGCGAAGAGGGTATCGAAGTGTTGACGCCGGGCGGCGAGACCGTCAAGGCCGAGTTGATCGGCCGCGACCCGAATACCGACGTGGCGGCGCTGCGCATCAGCGCGAGCGGCCTGACCGCCGCCGACTGGACGCCGCCGGCGGAGTTGAAGGCGGGGCACCTGGCGTTCGCGCTTGGCAAGCCGTGGGATAACACGCCGATCGTCAGCGGCGGCATCGTGAGCGCGGTCGGTGTCGGCATGCGCGGGCACGGCCGCAACGGCTTCGTGCAGTCCGACGTGGTGATGCTGCCCGGCTTCTCCGGCGGCCCGCTGGTCGATGCCGGCGGCCGCGTGATCGGCATGAACTCGTCGGTGCTGGGGCGCGGCGTCTCGCTGGCCGTGCCGGTCGAGGCGATGAAGCGCGTGGTCGGCGATCTGCTCAAGGAAGGTCGTGTGCGGCGCCCGTACCTCGGCGTCGGCCTGCAGGTCGTGCCGCTGGCGTCGTCGCTGAGCGCGAAGGCGGGCGGGCAGGAGCGCGCGCTGATGATCCTGACAATCGAAAGCGGCGGCCCGGCCGAGCAGAGCGGCCTGCTGCCCGGCGACATCCTGCTATCGGCGGCGGGCAAGGCGTTGCAGGACACGAACGACCTTCAGCATGCGCTGACGCCGGACAACGTCGGCCAGACGGTGACGCTGTCGGTCGTGCGCGGCGGCGAGATCAAGTCGATTGGGGTGAAGGTGGGGTCGAAGTAG
- a CDS encoding response regulator transcription factor, with translation MNTFDTLLIASPSPLVRAGLKSLVQDATDWYLLGEAGTAGDLLSRLRDLQVDALLADLDIAEDGAGELVARLRAVSPSTKIVALADAWNDTRIVPALGAGAHAFIVRRSSAGEIADALRAARAGSLVLNPAATELLKLQLQPREPVEALSARELEVLRALARGLPNKLIAQELIISEHTVKFHIRSILDKLDASNRTDAVRIGIERGLVAL, from the coding sequence ATGAACACGTTTGACACGCTGCTGATCGCTTCGCCATCGCCGTTGGTGCGAGCGGGGCTCAAGTCGCTGGTGCAGGACGCGACCGACTGGTATCTGCTCGGCGAGGCGGGGACCGCCGGTGATCTGCTGTCGCGCCTGCGCGACTTGCAGGTCGACGCGTTGCTGGCCGACCTCGACATCGCCGAGGACGGGGCAGGGGAGCTTGTGGCGCGACTGCGGGCTGTGTCACCGTCGACCAAGATCGTGGCGCTGGCCGACGCCTGGAACGACACGCGCATCGTGCCGGCGCTTGGCGCAGGCGCGCACGCGTTCATCGTGCGGCGCTCATCGGCGGGCGAGATCGCCGACGCCCTGCGGGCCGCGCGCGCCGGGTCGCTGGTCCTGAACCCGGCCGCCACGGAGCTGCTGAAGCTGCAACTGCAGCCGCGCGAGCCGGTGGAGGCGTTGAGCGCGCGCGAGCTGGAGGTGCTGCGCGCGCTGGCGCGCGGCCTGCCGAACAAGCTGATCGCGCAGGAACTGATCATCAGCGAGCACACCGTCAAGTTCCATATCCGATCGATCCTCGACAAGCTGGACGCTTCCAACCGCACGGACGCCGTGCGCATTGGGATCGAGCGCGGATTGGTGGCGCTGTAG